The DNA window GGTTGCAGAACCGGCCAAAAACCCCACAATGCAGGGCGTTCTTCGTTTGGTCCCGCCGTTCATTTAGAAGGAAAAACTGTCATGCCTGGTCAGGCTTTCGGAGTCATCGGTCTTGAAGTCATGGGTCGCAACATCGCGCTGAATATTGAGCGCAACGGCTTCCCGATCGCGGTGTTCAACCGCACCTTCTCGAAAACGCAGGAGTTCCTCGCCGACGAGGCCAAGGGCAAGAACGCCAAGGGTGCCGAGAAGATCGAAGACTTCGTCAAGCTGCTGGATCGGCCACGCCGCATTCTGATGATGGTCAAGGCCGGCTTCGCGACCGACGCCACCATCAAGTGGATCACGCCCTTCCTCGAGCCCGGCGACATCCTGATCGACGGCGGCAACTCCCTCTACACCGACACTGAACGCCGTGCCACCGAACTGGCCCCCACCGGCATCAAGTTCTTCGGCATGGGTGTCTCCGGCGGTGAAGAAGGCGCTCTCTGGGGTCCGAGCATCATGCCCGGCGGCGACCGCGAGAGCTACGAACACCTCAAGCCCATTCTCGACAAGATCGCCGCCAAGGCACCCAGCGACGGCGTGCCCTGCGTCACCTACTGCGGCGAACGCGGCGCGGGTCACTTCGTCAAGATGGTCCATAACGGCATCGAATACGGCGACATGCAGCTGATCGCCGAAGCTTACGACCTGCTCAAGAATGTCGGCGGACTGAACAATCACCAGCTCCGCGAAGTGTTCGCCGAATGGAATAGGTCGGAGCTCCAGAGCTTCCTGATCGACATCACCGAGAAAGTCATCAACTTCGGTGACCCGCAGGACCCGACCGACGGACCGCCGCGGCCGCTGGTCGAACAGATTCGCGATGTGGTCGGCATGAAGGGCACCGGCACGTGGACGATCAAGGCCGGCCTGGACCTGCTGGTGCCGATCCCCACAATGGCCGCCGCCGTCGACATGCGCGAACTGAGCATGCTCAAGGGCGAACGCGAAGCCGCCAGCAAGGTGCTCAGCGGCCCGTCCCCGGCCAAGACCACCGGCGATCTGAAGCAGTTCATCAATGACGTCAAAGACGCGCTGTACTGCTCCAAGATCGCCAGCTACGCCCAGGGCATGGCCCTTCTGGCGGCGGCGAACAAGACCAAGGAGCAAGGCGGGTTCGACTTCAAGATGAACCTCCCCGACCTGCCGATGATCTGGCGTGCCGGGTGCATCATCCGCGCCGTCTTCCTTGAAGAGATCACGCAAGCTTTCAAGAAGAACCCCAGCCTGCCGAACCTTTTCCTGGACGACAAGTTCAAGGAGATGGTTGCCGCACGCCAGGCGGCATGGCGCCGAATCATCAAGGTCGGTGTGGACAACGGCATCGGCCTGCCGGCGTTCAGCGGATCCCTCGCGTACTACGACAGCTACCGCCGGGCCCGCCTGCCGGGCAACCTGATCCAGGCCCAGCGCGACTTCTTCGGTGCTCACACCTACGAGCGCACCGAAAAGCCGGGCACTTTCATCCATACCGAGTGGTCTGCAAAGTAGGGTCCGCCCTGGCGGACGCGTCGGTTCCAAACTGAACACCGAACATCAAACACGGAACACTGAACGCCGAAGTGGCACACACAACTTCGATGTTCAGCGTTCGGGGTTTGATGTTCGGTGTTCGCATTGAGTGCCTCATCTCTCATCTTTACGCCATGAATCTTCTCGGCCTCGACATCGGCTCTTCCTCGGTCATCGCCGGCGTACTACGCGGGACGACCATCGCCCGGGAATCGCAGCGCATCTTCTTCAAAACGCGTCACGACGGTGCGAAGGTCGAGACAGACGCCGAGGTTGTGCTGCGGG is part of the Humisphaera borealis genome and encodes:
- the gndA gene encoding NADP-dependent phosphogluconate dehydrogenase, with product MPGQAFGVIGLEVMGRNIALNIERNGFPIAVFNRTFSKTQEFLADEAKGKNAKGAEKIEDFVKLLDRPRRILMMVKAGFATDATIKWITPFLEPGDILIDGGNSLYTDTERRATELAPTGIKFFGMGVSGGEEGALWGPSIMPGGDRESYEHLKPILDKIAAKAPSDGVPCVTYCGERGAGHFVKMVHNGIEYGDMQLIAEAYDLLKNVGGLNNHQLREVFAEWNRSELQSFLIDITEKVINFGDPQDPTDGPPRPLVEQIRDVVGMKGTGTWTIKAGLDLLVPIPTMAAAVDMRELSMLKGEREAASKVLSGPSPAKTTGDLKQFINDVKDALYCSKIASYAQGMALLAAANKTKEQGGFDFKMNLPDLPMIWRAGCIIRAVFLEEITQAFKKNPSLPNLFLDDKFKEMVAARQAAWRRIIKVGVDNGIGLPAFSGSLAYYDSYRRARLPGNLIQAQRDFFGAHTYERTEKPGTFIHTEWSAK